The genomic window TGTCAATATTTCCACCACGCAGGTCTTGAAGGAAAGCCCGATGCAACAGTTCATGGGACCGAACTCTCCCTTCCGCGATTTTTTCGATGACGATTTCATGAAGCGATTCTTCGGTGAACAACCTCAAGGACAAAGAAAGGGGCATGCTTTGGGTTCCGGATTCATTATCGACCAGTCCGGTTTGATTCTCACGAACAATCACGTCGTGGAGAAAGCTGACGAAATCAAGATCAAAACGCTCAGCGGAAAGGAATACGACGCGAAAGTGGTCGGACGCGACTCCAAGACCGATATCGCCCTGATCAAGGTCACGCCCGACACGGATTTCCCGAAGCCCGCGCAGCTTGGCAATTCGGACGCCATCCGAGTGGGCGACTGGGTGATGGCGGTGGGAAATCCTTTCGCTCTGGGCCACACCGTGACCGCGGGCATCATCAGCGCCAAGGGCAGGGTCATCGGGGCGGGCCCCTACGACGATTTCCTTCAGACCGATGCGGCGATCAACCCCGGGAACAGCGGCGGCCCCCTCTTCAACATGAACGCTGAAGTGGTCGGCCTCAATACGGCCATTGTAGCCCACGGGCAGGGCATCGGGTTTGCCACCCCCATCAACGTGGCCAAAGACATTCTGGAGCAGCTAAAATCCGGCAAGGTGGTTCGAGGCTGGCTCGGGGTCATGATCCAGGACATCACGCCCGAACTGGCCGAGTCGTTCGGTATCAAGGAGACCAAGGGAGTCATCGTCGCCGACGTGGTGCCGGACGCTCCGGCTGAAGCCGCGGGCATCAAGCGCGGGGACGTCATCACTTCGGTCAATGGGAAAGAAATCGACAATGCCCCCGCACTCTCCAGGTACATCGGTTTCAGCGCTCCCGGAACCCCGCTTTCGCTGCAGATCATCCGGGACGGCAAACCCATGTCGATCAAGGTGTCCAGCGGAACCATGCCCGACGAAGGCAAGGAAGCCAAAGTCGAAAAAAAGGAAAGCCTCTGGGGCATGGTCGTTCAGAATATCACACCGGAAATCGCTCAGCGCTTCGGATGGGATGAAAACGAACGCGGCGTCGTCATCACCGAAGTAAAGCCGGGAAGCCCCGCCGGCGAAGCCCGGTTGCGCCCGGGAGATCTGATCAAGGAAGTCAACCGGCAGAAGATTCAGAACATCAGGGATTACAACCAGGCCGTTCAGAAGCCTCAGCGGGGCCAGACCATGCTGCTGCTCGTGAAGAGGGGCAAGAATACGTTTTTTGTCTCGCTGAAGTCGACTCAGGAGTAGCATTCGCCGGGTTTGCTTGCCTGAGTTTCCAAAGACATGTACAATCCGCGCGTGGGAAATCGGCGCTATGCGAAGTGCGTGGCGCCGTATCCCTTTTGACGCGTATTTCCGGTGCGGAGGCCGGACTTCTTCGGACCATGATTGCAAGACCGACCTGTTTCATCGTCACCGCTTCGCCGGAGGCCGTCCGCAGAGAGAAGGACAAGGCCCGTGCGTTGCGCAGGACTCAATGGTGGCAGAACCAGATTGCCAAGGGCGTATGCCGCTATTGCGGGAAGCCGACTCCGCCGAAGGAGCTCACCATGGATCACGTGGTTCCCCTGGTGCGCGAAGGCCGCACCACGCGAGGCAATGTCGTGCCCGCCTGCAAGTCCTGCAACGACAAGAAGAAGTATCTGCTTCCCATCGAATGGGAGGAATATCTTCGGAATCTCGGCGGCCGGCC from Syntrophobacter fumaroxidans MPOB includes these protein-coding regions:
- a CDS encoding HNH endonuclease, with protein sequence MIARPTCFIVTASPEAVRREKDKARALRRTQWWQNQIAKGVCRYCGKPTPPKELTMDHVVPLVREGRTTRGNVVPACKSCNDKKKYLLPIEWEEYLRNLGGRPVRED
- a CDS encoding DegQ family serine endoprotease, which translates into the protein MEVFRTGKAGIVFRWIRLFTFVVALPCFLLLSQSIPSAHGAAWQQGPPSFADLAEQVKHAVVNISTTQVLKESPMQQFMGPNSPFRDFFDDDFMKRFFGEQPQGQRKGHALGSGFIIDQSGLILTNNHVVEKADEIKIKTLSGKEYDAKVVGRDSKTDIALIKVTPDTDFPKPAQLGNSDAIRVGDWVMAVGNPFALGHTVTAGIISAKGRVIGAGPYDDFLQTDAAINPGNSGGPLFNMNAEVVGLNTAIVAHGQGIGFATPINVAKDILEQLKSGKVVRGWLGVMIQDITPELAESFGIKETKGVIVADVVPDAPAEAAGIKRGDVITSVNGKEIDNAPALSRYIGFSAPGTPLSLQIIRDGKPMSIKVSSGTMPDEGKEAKVEKKESLWGMVVQNITPEIAQRFGWDENERGVVITEVKPGSPAGEARLRPGDLIKEVNRQKIQNIRDYNQAVQKPQRGQTMLLLVKRGKNTFFVSLKSTQE